One Acidobacteriota bacterium DNA window includes the following coding sequences:
- a CDS encoding PD-(D/E)XK nuclease family protein gives MRNGINSLSQEEITLYLTCPRAFYLAHIRGVTREFIPAQAIAGSAVKEVIRLINMNEETKKALPYLFATIYERMRWGYELQGIRVIADGAFSLSPYVTMIEGYLRKREKDGGRTILFRVPFRFEIAPFSSRYSFFGVLDELREEKDGRMILFSLTTARGKGGYQLELFRSSSLGMSAYALRYGELFISGRWCSLSLVPDALGVYFLRDHLPYSRGGRKQVEGRLIRYRAGEERGPGIHLLPWDEGDFAGLSRELARIFAAVKRGEFFRSPNLFCGRFCGYSRYCREDFLFKEA, from the coding sequence ATGAGGAACGGAATAAACTCGCTCTCGCAGGAGGAAATAACCCTCTACCTCACCTGCCCCCGTGCCTTCTACCTCGCTCATATCAGAGGGGTCACCCGGGAGTTCATCCCTGCCCAGGCGATCGCCGGCTCTGCAGTAAAGGAGGTCATAAGGCTCATAAATATGAACGAGGAGACGAAAAAAGCGCTTCCTTATCTTTTTGCCACCATCTACGAGAGGATGAGATGGGGATACGAGCTCCAGGGAATAAGGGTGATTGCGGATGGTGCCTTCTCCCTCTCTCCCTATGTCACTATGATCGAAGGCTACCTGAGAAAGCGGGAAAAGGATGGGGGGCGGACCATCCTTTTCCGGGTTCCCTTCCGCTTCGAGATCGCTCCCTTTTCCTCTCGCTATTCCTTCTTCGGGGTGCTTGATGAGCTAAGGGAGGAGAAGGACGGAAGAATGATCCTTTTCTCCCTCACCACCGCCAGAGGGAAAGGTGGCTATCAGCTTGAGCTCTTCCGTTCCTCCTCCCTCGGGATGTCCGCCTATGCCCTCCGCTACGGGGAGCTCTTCATCTCCGGGAGGTGGTGCTCCCTTTCCTTGGTTCCTGATGCCTTAGGGGTTTATTTCCTCCGGGATCACCTTCCCTACAGCCGGGGAGGAAGGAAGCAGGTAGAGGGGAGGCTCATCCGATACCGGGCAGGGGAGGAGCGAGGTCCGGGGATCCATCTCCTTCCCTGGGACGAGGGGGATTTCGCCGGGCTATCGAGGGAGCTCGCCCGGATCTTCGCTGCGGTGAAGCGGGGGGAGTTCTTCCGTTCTCCCAACCTTTTCTGTGGAAGGTTCTGTGGCTATTCCCGCTACTGTCGGGAGGATTTCCTTTTCAAGGAGGCTTAG
- the ybeY gene encoding rRNA maturation RNase YbeY: MEITVRSDHSDYLPSRKKIEHLIGRVLKKLGVEADEVSILFTTDPEIEGYNRRFLKREGPTDVLSFPLEGKTMEGKRNLGDIIISVDTAFRQAKELNHSFEEEIKLLIIHGLLHLLGYDHEKDEGEMRKLEEELLSELSGGEG; the protein is encoded by the coding sequence ATGGAGATAACGGTAAGAAGCGACCATTCGGATTATCTACCCAGCCGGAAGAAGATAGAGCATCTAATCGGTAGGGTGCTCAAGAAGCTTGGGGTAGAGGCGGATGAGGTAAGCATTTTATTCACTACCGATCCCGAGATCGAGGGCTACAATAGGAGGTTTCTGAAAAGGGAAGGACCGACCGATGTCCTCTCCTTTCCCCTCGAGGGAAAGACGATGGAGGGGAAGAGGAATCTGGGTGATATAATAATCTCGGTGGACACCGCTTTCAGACAGGCAAAGGAGCTTAACCATAGTTTTGAAGAGGAGATAAAGCTTCTTATCATCCATGGGCTTCTTCATCTTTTGGGATACGATCACGAGAAGGACGAGGGGGAGATGAGGAAGCTGGAGGAGGAGCTTCTCTCCGAACTTTCAGGAGGTGAGGGTTAG
- a CDS encoding helix-turn-helix transcriptional regulator, with product MNPEIPDWCFKEVLYPEEVLSRLPEERGLWYESPEEREERWRREEWKERVLPEVLRIAKRRLTPSQYRVLSLFLSGKSQREISLILGLSRNTIRAYWLILLRKLKKYTAHLAY from the coding sequence ATGAACCCGGAGATCCCTGATTGGTGTTTCAAGGAGGTCCTTTATCCCGAGGAGGTGCTTTCCCGTCTCCCTGAGGAGCGAGGATTATGGTACGAATCGCCCGAAGAGCGGGAGGAGAGATGGCGTCGTGAGGAGTGGAAGGAAAGGGTTCTTCCTGAGGTGTTGCGGATCGCGAAGAGGAGACTCACTCCCTCGCAATATAGGGTGCTTTCCCTGTTTCTTTCCGGAAAGTCCCAACGGGAGATCAGCCTCATCTTAGGGCTCAGTCGGAATACGATCAGGGCTTACTGGTTGATTCTGTTAAGAAAGCTTAAAAAATATACCGCCCATCTTGCCTATTAA
- a CDS encoding helix-turn-helix domain-containing protein, which yields MPNEFANYLKRKLKELGIETYAEAEKLTGVSADYISKIIRGLRIPDDAIILKLARGLGLDPGELALIAKRDKAPADLKPYYEPRPFFRFKPGDRLVWIGDLPFLLEVDKKLLAEAKRRDIRFRFTDESRGETIAVSCHLINEVEIVERERIDLAQEEKRLRADPHLREEEIKTMLSFLRERGLDICKAEALDRGLRKMLKILPPYDPSLEKRVVLVETLTKEKEEEELGRIPPSPLPPIPIISYADAGLGRPYTDQDYPPGASDEYLPRPHDVTDPSAYALKVKGDSMSPKLDENDIVIVSPEKEAGNNSIAVVRTVSDEVYLKKVTFAGDRVILYSINPKYPPISLKRKEIKFIHPVVWIKPAT from the coding sequence ATGCCAAACGAGTTCGCCAACTACCTCAAACGAAAACTCAAAGAACTGGGCATCGAAACCTATGCCGAGGCAGAAAAACTCACCGGCGTATCCGCCGACTACATCTCAAAGATAATAAGGGGACTCAGGATCCCGGACGACGCCATCATCCTCAAGCTCGCCCGCGGGCTCGGGCTCGACCCAGGAGAGCTCGCCCTCATCGCCAAAAGGGATAAAGCCCCAGCCGACCTCAAACCCTACTACGAACCCCGCCCCTTCTTCCGCTTCAAACCAGGGGATCGACTGGTATGGATCGGCGACCTCCCCTTCCTCCTCGAGGTGGACAAAAAACTACTCGCCGAAGCAAAAAGAAGGGACATCCGCTTCCGGTTCACCGATGAGTCGCGGGGAGAGACGATCGCGGTGAGCTGTCATCTCATAAACGAGGTGGAGATCGTGGAACGGGAGAGGATCGACCTCGCTCAGGAAGAAAAGAGGCTCCGCGCTGACCCCCACCTGAGGGAAGAGGAGATAAAGACGATGCTCTCCTTCCTCAGGGAGAGGGGGCTTGATATCTGCAAGGCGGAAGCACTCGATCGGGGGTTAAGAAAGATGCTGAAGATCCTCCCTCCATACGACCCTTCCCTGGAAAAGAGGGTGGTCCTCGTCGAAACCCTGACCAAGGAAAAAGAAGAAGAGGAATTGGGGAGGATCCCCCCCTCACCACTTCCCCCGATACCGATAATCTCCTATGCCGATGCTGGCCTCGGGCGTCCCTACACCGATCAGGACTACCCCCCTGGTGCCTCCGATGAATATCTCCCCCGGCCCCATGATGTCACCGACCCCTCAGCCTACGCCCTCAAGGTGAAGGGCGATTCTATGTCCCCCAAGCTCGATGAGAACGATATCGTCATCGTCTCACCGGAAAAGGAGGCGGGGAATAACTCGATAGCAGTGGTGCGAACGGTAAGCGATGAGGTCTACCTAAAAAAGGTGACCTTCGCCGGAGACCGGGTGATACTCTATTCCATCAACCCGAAATACCCCCCGATAAGTTTGAAAAGGAAGGAGATAAAATTCATCCATCCGGTTGTCTGGATCAAACCCGCCACATAG
- a CDS encoding HlyC/CorC family transporter, translating into MGEELPALLFLSFLFLLFLLFSMVERAYLLLNRFTLRRVAGKARRRLSAIEHLFSFPFQLSATLTLARQLLIASLAIYATLISVRLFSGGFPLFLSLLFILLFVFLTGQLLPRMLVGAEPERVFFLLFPLFLPAFYLLYPLSFPLAKVAKAVDERRRKRFEEEGETISEEQFRAFLAVGEREGLIEEDEGEMIQSVVDFGDKIAREVMTPRIDMVCIKADATLAEFKELITETKFSRIPVYRERIDEIEGVAYSKDLLDWLDKDLTKTLVSEIMHPAYFVPETKKLDDLLRELQKRRIQLAIVVDEYGGTSGLITIEDILEELVGEIRDEHEEEEEGIIEEKDGSIVLSGKQDVEELGEYLGVKLDEGDYETVGGLVFDVLGKVPKRGESFTYKGLQFEILEVDERRVRRLRIRRLPSNQDMSP; encoded by the coding sequence TTGGGCGAAGAACTACCTGCATTACTTTTCCTCTCATTTCTTTTCCTCTTGTTTCTCCTCTTTTCGATGGTTGAACGGGCATATCTTCTCCTCAACCGGTTTACCCTGAGGCGGGTTGCCGGTAAGGCGAGAAGGAGGCTTTCCGCAATAGAGCATCTATTCTCCTTCCCTTTTCAGCTCTCCGCTACTCTCACCCTGGCTCGCCAATTGCTCATCGCCTCTTTAGCCATCTATGCTACCCTGATTTCGGTACGGTTATTCTCTGGTGGCTTCCCTTTGTTTCTTTCGCTCCTTTTTATCCTTCTCTTTGTTTTTCTCACGGGTCAGCTTCTTCCCCGGATGTTGGTCGGTGCTGAGCCGGAGCGGGTCTTCTTTCTTCTTTTTCCCCTTTTTCTTCCCGCCTTTTATCTCCTTTATCCTCTCTCTTTTCCCTTGGCTAAGGTGGCTAAGGCGGTTGACGAGAGGAGGAGAAAGAGGTTCGAAGAGGAAGGGGAGACCATCTCCGAGGAGCAGTTTCGAGCCTTTCTCGCCGTTGGCGAAAGGGAAGGGCTCATCGAGGAGGACGAAGGGGAGATGATCCAGAGCGTGGTCGATTTCGGGGATAAGATCGCTCGGGAGGTGATGACCCCGCGGATAGATATGGTTTGCATCAAGGCGGATGCCACCTTGGCTGAGTTCAAGGAGCTCATCACCGAGACCAAGTTCTCCCGAATTCCGGTCTACCGGGAGCGGATAGACGAGATCGAAGGGGTGGCTTATAGCAAAGACCTCCTCGATTGGCTGGATAAGGACTTGACTAAGACCCTCGTCTCGGAGATAATGCATCCCGCCTATTTCGTTCCCGAGACGAAGAAGCTCGATGATCTCCTCCGCGAGCTTCAGAAGAGGAGGATCCAGCTCGCCATCGTGGTCGATGAGTACGGGGGCACCTCGGGTTTGATAACCATTGAGGATATCCTGGAGGAGCTGGTGGGCGAGATACGGGATGAGCACGAGGAGGAGGAGGAGGGGATCATCGAGGAGAAGGATGGAAGCATCGTCCTTTCGGGAAAGCAGGATGTGGAGGAGCTGGGGGAGTATCTTGGGGTGAAGCTTGATGAGGGGGATTATGAGACGGTGGGAGGACTTGTGTTCGATGTCTTGGGGAAGGTGCCGAAAAGGGGCGAGAGTTTCACCTATAAAGGGCTTCAGTTTGAGATACTTGAGGTCGATGAAAGGAGGGTGCGAAGATTACGGATAAGAAGACTCCCTTCAAATCAGGATATGTCGCCTTAG
- a CDS encoding helix-turn-helix transcriptional regulator, producing MRFDHHKLKMLRLSRGYSLGQFARLLAVRTGLRVSRSAVSLWERGKATPSLSSLIAISAFYGLEPGYFFTKSEDRQSVL from the coding sequence ATGAGGTTCGACCACCATAAACTAAAAATGCTAAGGCTCTCCCGAGGCTACTCCTTGGGTCAGTTCGCCCGCCTGCTGGCGGTGAGAACGGGCCTCCGGGTGAGCAGAAGCGCAGTGAGCCTCTGGGAGCGGGGCAAGGCAACCCCGTCTTTGAGCTCACTCATCGCCATCAGTGCCTTTTACGGTCTTGAACCCGGTTATTTTTTTACCAAATCTGAAGACAGACAGTCTGTATTATGA
- the era gene encoding GTPase Era produces the protein MTDKKTPFKSGYVALVGKTNVGKSTLLNRLVGHKVAITAKKPQTTRSRILGVRTFEDRGQIIFLDTPGVHRPESTMGRIMVNIAYSTLMEVDLILMMVEATREFSPEDEALLNRVKEAGTTSFLLINKVDAVKREQVLPLIDFYSKLHSFAEIIPLSALTGDNVDLLIEKILEYLPEGPKYFPDDEITDQPERQIMAEIIREKVIMLTRQELPYQTAVSVDMFKEEEGLIHIEATIYVERESQKGIVIGKRGEMLKKIGTLAREEMEFLLGTKVYLGLWVKVKPRWREDLRFLKNLGIN, from the coding sequence ATTACGGATAAGAAGACTCCCTTCAAATCAGGATATGTCGCCTTAGTGGGCAAGACCAATGTAGGCAAGTCCACCCTGCTCAACCGATTGGTAGGGCACAAGGTGGCGATAACTGCGAAAAAGCCCCAGACCACCCGGAGCCGAATACTCGGGGTGCGCACCTTCGAGGATAGGGGGCAGATCATCTTCCTCGATACCCCTGGGGTGCACCGTCCAGAGTCCACGATGGGACGGATAATGGTAAACATCGCCTACTCCACCTTGATGGAGGTGGACCTCATCCTGATGATGGTAGAGGCGACGAGGGAATTTTCTCCCGAGGACGAGGCGCTCCTCAATCGGGTGAAGGAAGCGGGCACCACCTCGTTTCTCCTCATCAACAAGGTGGACGCGGTAAAGAGGGAGCAGGTCCTTCCGCTGATCGATTTTTACAGCAAGCTCCACTCCTTTGCCGAGATCATCCCCTTATCCGCCCTCACCGGAGATAATGTAGATCTCCTCATCGAGAAGATATTGGAGTACCTCCCCGAGGGACCGAAGTATTTTCCCGACGATGAGATCACCGACCAGCCGGAACGGCAGATAATGGCGGAGATAATAAGGGAGAAGGTGATAATGCTCACCCGACAGGAGCTCCCCTACCAGACCGCTGTTTCGGTCGATATGTTCAAAGAGGAGGAGGGGCTCATCCACATCGAGGCGACGATCTATGTGGAGCGGGAGTCGCAAAAGGGGATAGTGATCGGGAAGAGAGGGGAGATGCTCAAGAAGATCGGGACCCTCGCCCGGGAGGAGATGGAGTTCCTTCTCGGCACCAAGGTTTATCTTGGGCTCTGGGTGAAGGTTAAGCCCCGCTGGCGGGAGGATCTCCGCTTCCTCAAGAATTTGGGGATAAATTAG